Sequence from the Helianthus annuus cultivar XRQ/B chromosome 13, HanXRQr2.0-SUNRISE, whole genome shotgun sequence genome:
cgaacagttcacgaactgttcgctgaacgtttggttTGTTTACAGTTATCGGTTTTCTGATTTTTTTCCGTTCTGTTTCAGGGGGTCCAAATCCTGCTGGCCAGTCTTCTGCTGGAACGGGATTTAATATGAACAACACGCAGCAGGCGAACCCTTTTGCTTCCTCTTCACCTGCATTTGGCCAGTCATCTGCAAATCCGTTTTCGTCATCTACGTCTACCAACCCGTTTGCTCCAAAGACGTCAACTTTTGGTACCACAACGTTTGGAAACTCAACGCCATCACTTGGTTCTTCACCCTTTGCATCTGCAGCTTCTAATCCTTTCGGGTCAACACCTACTCCAGCACCATCTGCATTTGGGTCAACTCCTGCTTTCGGATCTACAACCTCTGGTTCTCTTTTCGGTTCGACTCCTGCATTTGGAACCTCAACGTCTATTTTTGGTACAACTCAAGCTCAGGGAACAACTTCGTCATTTGCAACTGGCCTTAACTTTGGAAGCACTCAATCATCCCCCTTGTTCCAGTCAACCACACCCACTCTTGGTCAAACGAGTTCGCCTTTTGGGCAGACTCCTTCAGCTTTTGGGCAGACTGCTTCAGCTTTTGGGCAGACTCCTTCAGCTTTTGGGCAGACTCCTTCAGCTTTTGGGCAGGCTGCCCCGTCTTTTGGGCAGAGTACTCCCGCCTTTGGTCAATCAAATGCTTTTGGAAACAACTTGTTCTCAAGCACCCCTTCGCTGTTAAGCTCGAACAGCATGGGATTCAATCAGACAACTGTGAGTTACTTTTGTTAATGCCCTTTATGTACATTTGATTAAAATTAACAGAGTTAATTTTCATAATAGCAGGTCAAGACTGTTTCTCTATTTACTTTTACTCTTTTAGACAATTTCTCTAtatctatgcagttaatatcgatgatcggtccccatgtaaaatatcggtgtgaaATATCAGCCAGAATATTGGTATCGATATTATGGGCGATATTGactgatatatcaccgattttctcgatatcagtacctttcttcttagttctaccattcgttTTTCTTTTtgttgctgctattagtgttttaagtcttaattttTAGTTGTTAGTATtgaatgttagtgttttaagtcttaatcaattcctacttgctacaattgttagtgtttttacaagttgcaaaaggttactttgttaatggtaggagagtatattgaattgttagtgttaaattgctatatatattaattctgcatgatattaaaattattgATATCCCACATCGATAACCTATATTAATTTACGGCATTAACTGCACAGATTTTTAGTATAGTTATGAGTACTTTCCACCGTCTAACTTTGGTTGGTTACGTCTGTAGCCTTCTCTCTCAACGCCCTTTCAGACGGCTCAACCAACTCAGAatccaggtggtttcggcttttCAGCACCTGCAGGTAATTAAAGTATTAAACCGAACATATTTTAATTTTTAGTCTTGATGTTGAGATTTTGAATTCTTCTATTCATCTTCTTCACAACTTATTATTACTTTTCCCGTTTTACGTACTTATTAACAGGTGGCACACCAAGCATTTTTGGTCAGAGTAATTTCGGACAACCGTATGTTTTACAACTTTTGCTCACTACTGCCTCTTTCCGCACGGGTGTATATTTTATTCATTTTGTCAGTAATTTCTCAATGCTTCCTTATCCTTAATATGGCAGGTCTGTCAATCAGAGCCCACAACCACAGTCTATTACTATTACAAATCCTTTCGGAACTCTACCCGCAATGCCTCAGATGTCAATTGGCCATGCAGGAAATGCACCTTCAATTCAGTATGGAATTTCTAGCTTGCCGGTaagtattatatattattatattattatatattatataatagcTAACGACATGAACAGTAATTTgacttttcctttctttttgtctttttgtgtcTTTGTATTTTTGTATACTTTTACCCCTCACCTTTCAGCATTGACACTTACAACCCCTTAATTTTCTAAAGACTTTGTAATCAAGTTTTACTTGTTTATTTgtatgtacgtgtcggtataaattcaagttgacttatgtttcgacgtaaatttttcCCGGGAAtgagttgggtcaaatataatatgttcttaTGCTTATTTTTACGTACATTTTCAGTTGGTCTACACATAGTTATCAAATGCTCTAGGCGCACAGGCCTCGCCTGTCGCCTAGGTGAGAAGCGCAATAAAAGCACGGACCTGAGGGAAAAAAAGCGCAAgctaataaaaacataaaaaaagaaaatattatgtattggaaaaaaacattttttttcaaattcCAAAAGTATTTAAATACCATAATCCTTATAATAAGACCAAAATCATTATGAATCACCAAAATATCCCAAAACCAAATTGTTCAGACTTGAAAACAAATAAGGTTCAAACAGTAAATTAAATCATAAACAATTTATATGACGCAATGAGAATGGTTGAATATACTGCATAACACTCACAAGGTCAAAAATACATGTAGTATTGTATGTTTTACCGGCCAAAAAAAGTGCAGAAGATTATCAATGTTTGTTTATCAGAATAGGTTGTTATATACAACATGATCATTGAATAAAAAGATATGATATCTCTTTAACTTCTTTATGattcaaatatatatttttaaagataTCTAAGATTTGATTTGACTGAGATACGTCTTCCAAAAAAGTAGATAAATATCTGTAAATATAATCTGGTACATATATAAGATAggattccaaaaaaaaaaaaaaaacacatggcTTTTTTTTTACCTGGGAGTGAGCAGCGCAGACAGGTCAACTCGCCCAGAAATATCGCCTAGGCAGGAAAAACAATTGCTTTTGATAACTATgggtctacgttttgacgtaatttTTTTTTCCGGAATTGAGTTGGGTCAAATATAGCATgtttttcgtgcttatttttatgtacgttttttaATTGGTCTatattttgacgtaaattttgtttgcaAATGAGTTGGGTCAAATATGATACGTTTTCATTggacggtataaattcgagtcatTGCGTTTCTACTTTCGACACCACCGCAACGTGCCGTACCATTCTTAAACTTAAAAAACACTATATTcttacatgcttatttttatacacgtgtcggtataaattcaagttggtttacgtttcgGCGTAAATGTTCTTCCGAAATatgtcgggtcaaatataatacgttttcgtgcttatttttatgtacgttttcagttggtctacgttttgacttAATTTTTATTCCGGAAACAGTcggatcaaatataatacgttttcattagacggtataaattcgaggTACTTTACGTTTCTACGCTGTGGCAACGCACAGGGCAATTTACTAGTTGCTTCTAAGATGCACTCACGCATCAGATACGGTACACAATTAATATGGTCTTATTAGCGTACATTTTTCTTAATATCTATAGGTCGTCGACAAACCTTCTCCTATGAGGATATCATCTGTGTTAACGTCGCGGCATCTATCTCAAAGGCGGATTAGGTTGCCTGCTAGGAAGTATCACCCCAATAATGACGGTCCAAAGGTTTAGTGTCACTTCACTTCTTCCTCAAGTGAATGTTTTGCACCTTTTTCATGACGAAAGAATGTTGTTTAATAATTTGATTTCTGCAGGTTTCGTTTTTCAATGACGATGAAGAGACTACCAGCACACCTAAAGCAGATGCTCTTTTCATTCCCAGAGAGAATCCAAGAGCTTTGGTTATTCGCCCTATGGAACAGTGGCCCGCAAAAGCATCTGCAGAGAAACCGAAAGAAAAGAATCCATCTTCTCCAGCACAAGCTAATGGTAAAGTTTCTTGCTGATTTTAAACTTAAGGAAAAGGAAAATGTGAATCGGGCACTAAGTAAAGGTGAACATTCTAGAACATTCTAGAttgaatatatttaccaaatttcattattattattattattattattattttatatatatatatatataaaagaacaACTCATTAGCTACAATAGAGTTTTTTCCTTTTGTATTTTGGCCACAATTTTTTTCTTACTTTTTGGTTCTATCACTTGATTTTTTAGATTTGTAGATTTTGTAGGAATTGTTCTTATTTTTAATTTCACATGAGATACGTATATCTAGACATTATATTAGTTATATAGTTGATAAAAAGATGAATATTAAGAACTTTTAACATAATAAAAATTATATGTATAGGTCGGTTCAATCTGTAGAGAGGTTTTTGTTAACTTTCAGTTTTACTATTTACACTGTAAATAATATACGTTTTTAActcatttaatttgtttttattcTAATAagttgtgttcgtttgttaacttttttaaaaTATGCAATTGTGTTAAAATTTCATTCATCGAtgttttgttataaattttattGAATACTAAGTTTTATTCAAAATAAAGTGTTTCTTGCTATCATAAACAATACGGGTGCCGATACCGTACTTGTGACGACACAAATCGAATGCCGTACATGTATTGTGACGACACAAGACTTTTTTTTCTCTCTTTTGGTTGCTGTATCCATAATAATCTGAACTGATACCGATTGAGTTCTCGCCGTGTAGCAACCCCCACTAGTTtcataaattaaaatataatcaCCAAATTTCAGTGAACATTCTAGATTGCATCATAGTTGTCAATAGTGGTCGTTATGGTTGTTATGGCGATTAGCGTAGCACATAGGTTGAAGGTCGCTACAAGGTATGTATCCATAAATAGCAGGATTTCAGttatttttttattctattaAATATAGATAGCGAAGTATGGCTATagaatagctggattttaggtttttgttaaatatacgtGTAAAATAGGGTATGTActagggtattttgatataatatacatatattttttaattttttttttctagtgtatcgctatctATAAAATAGCGCATGCaatttatcgctattcgctatgtagtaTATAGGTAccttgtcgctatttgtcgctattcgccattaacaactatagATTCACCTGCTTTCTATCCATAAAATTTGTTACTTAAACTCAGGTCAATACACCGAGTTCGCTTCTACCGCTCATCAAAACGGCCACTCTACAGATGATGGGAACAGTAAGATCATTTTATTGATTCTTTTGTCACCATGCTATCTGAAAATGTGTGTTTTTAGCTCTAATGCCTATTTCATGCAGGAAATCATTCCGAAAACGGTGTTTCTAAAGAACAAGCTACTCCCGTAAGGATAACACAGAAGACAAATGGGCTACACGAGGATCCGAAATCTGACTCGTACATCACGTTAACCGGTCACCGAGCCGGGGAGGCAGCAATCGTTTACGAACACGGGGCTGATATTGAAACGCTCATGCCTAAACTCCGCCATTCGGATTACTACACCGAGCCACGAATCCAAGAACTAGCCGCCAAAGAGCGAGCAGAACCCGGTTACTGTCGCCGCGTAAAGGACTTTGTAGTCGGGCGGCATAACTGTGGAAAAATTAAGTTTTTTGGGGAAACGGATGTGAGACGTCTGGACCTGGAGTCGCTTATCCAGTTTAATCATCGTGAAGTGATTGTTTATATGGACGAGACCAAAAAACCGCCTGTTGGACAGGGGCTTAACAAGGCTGCTGAGGTAACGCTTTTGAACATAAAGTGTGTTGATAAAAAGACGGGCCGCCAATTCACTGAAGGACCGAGAGTTGAAAagtataaacaaatgttgaaaaaGAAAGCGGAGGATCAAGGTGCGGAGTTCATCTCTTATGATCCGGTTAAAGGGGAATGGAAGTTTAGGGTTAGTCATTTCAGTCGGTACGGGCTCGAAGATGCACTTGTTGGATGATATAGTTGGTTTGTGGTGAGCAGTTATCTTGGTTTTTTTGTTGGCCTGCTTTTGTTTTTTGAACACTGGTTTGTATAGAATATGTTGATTTCTTCTGGTGTACGTATACCCGGTGCAAATTTGCTTCTGTTGTTATTGGGACCGGTTATTCGAATAACTGACTTAATTGGTGGGAATGCGGATACAGAGTTAAGAAACCGGTCTACAACccttaaaaagttttttttatagcCTAGTCGGTTTTTATCGTTTATTTTatataaagttaaaaatattAGTTATTTTGATCGAAATTAGTACATTTTCTTCGGTTATTCTGCAATGTTAAGAGTAACTTTTAATATGATAGCAAAGTCAATGAAAAAGGGCGATGGCTTTTATCACTGAATTTCTTTAAAACAAAATTTTATCGGAATTTCATCGGTTATTTTGATTTTTATCAAAATATGTTTTCTGAGAGTAAATATGTATATTAATTCATAGAAATAAAAAGATATTATTCCATTCATTGTACCTCCTCTTACTAGGAACTATTTATACATATACAAATAAAAGCTTTAACTGTTTAGAAATATTATAATATGCTGTTaaaattattaaatatttttaaaatgtaAGACATAGGATACCCAAGTAAAAGAATCCAAATACAGTATTTGTAgttattatatatttaatattttttacttaTTCTCTGTATCTCGATTATTTCAAAATTAGGTTAGAATCCCGTGTGTTACACAAGTTAAGAAAAGTAATGTTATATACTTTGTCCCATAAAGAATTATGTTCGTAAAAAACTTGTGTATTGCACAAGTTCAATAAACCCGTGTATTGCACGAGTTAAGAAAATTAATATTATATACTTGGTATTAAAAAGAATCATGTCtttaaaaacccgtgtattgCACGGGGTGAATAAAATATAATGCAATTTGTTAATAGATATAGTCGTCAAGATATGTAATTGATAAATGGTAATTCAGTTAAAGTGTATTTGGCCATTTAAATATTCTTTTAGCTTAACTTAATTAACTTAAATTGcaattataaatatataaatacatataaaaattaaGAAATAAAACTTGGAATTATTTATAccatctatatatatatttttaattctTTGACATGTAATTTTACCATCAACACAACTAACCAcgttaaatatataaaaaaaaattataaatcactcataaaaaacaattattatcattatttttcctttttaatattttaacaaatataattTTGAACTTTGTGATATTTGAAGACTTAAAAAACACGGGTTGATAAATGTAATTAAAAGGTTATGTTTTAAAGCCGTGTATTAtactaatataatataatataatgtaattTGTTAATGTATACAATCGTTATAATATGTACTTAAAAAATGAATATTGACGTGAcatttataaattttgttaagtaaatattaaaacattatttctttcaattgggtattaaCTTTGATTTTTTAACACCACCTATTTTTATATTATCTAACATATGGAATTTTGCAATTTTTACCATCCAATCACATTAAATATTTGAAGTTTTTAGAAATCACTAATAAGAacaattatcattattattcttcgtttttttaaatattttaaccAACATAATTTTAAAGTTGGTGAAgcttttattaaaaaatataagtttatttaaaaaaaacaataattaaatttatattaaattcattcaatgatataataaatatatttaattaaaaaataagtaTCCATACgtgaaaataaaaaatagttaGCTCCAATGAATAACATGTGTCATCTAtgatttttcttttattatataaaaagGCGCCACCTAAGGCacttgatgtgtgcaaaatgcaacatataaattacatcaaatgagacataaaactaaccctttttagtactaatgttggaaaaagtgtttttgtcttcctttttgaatttacaggaccaaatgagcttaaacgagcaaaaggaacaaatatgcagcaaaaacaaacataaatacaaagaaaaggaataaacgtgacataCCCGACCCCTCGACATCATCCCCaagagcaaaaacaagaaacagagactgaccacgggccgtgcccattggacacgggggcgtggtcaggtaTCTACAAAAAGGACAAAGCTGTGGAAGCTTCTATGCccccacgggggcgtgcccagctcagcacggggcgtggtcaacgctaagatacgcagaatcttgcaaaatcttggtagtacagatacgcttctgcccacggggccgtggccgggcttctgttcaggctataaatatgggtgcttggctcacttcaaaggcatccctaggcaaaccacctctctcccactttgccaccactccaccaccaccactacaacacccacatccaccaccatcatccatcatccaccttagagtgtgtgtagtagtctcggaaTCCAAGATTGacagtaagagttcttgtcaatcaaaggtcatgtttggctaagtctcttacatcacttggtgaagacaagtctttaatgtataacttttgatttttaatcttttcgcactttttatttggttttgtattaatgactttaataactagtttcttaagttgaaggtgaaacttctttatcatttgtccatggtgtcttggcattactttactatctatataaataaaagatttacaccattcatatctctacgctctatatagagatatgttggctacctggtcgggggttaagggaatggtttagtaaggttcttgccttgttcagtgtatagatcctgcaaggacctgggtcaagcttactaggacctccttcaatacccactggtattggatggcgagtgtgcgaatggcttgaccccctcatatgtaaactactattaatacattaaaccggctacttgggattgtatccctgctgaatcaaaccacttagccgagggtaacgtcaccttcaaaagaggggcctaccacttttcacattaataacttaattaattatctttcaatattcagactctttgggattgtatccttgctgactcaaaccactgggttgagggtaacgccactttcaaaagaggagcctactactataactaagataatctcttaaaaagcgccaaagtgcgaaaatcatcaaaggatacgtcaaatgcgagtcggatccaagtgattcatcttgtctatctgtttttatttttatttctgcatttttagtttttattcttTCATGTTTAAAACATTTTCTCAAAAAATTTTAgcttgattagacgttgaggatggaccggtactaaaagctcttgtgtccttggacgacctcgatatcttaccaacgctatactacgctcacgatgggtgcacttgcttaagtgtgtgtttagtattagtagaatatcgtgttttataaatttaaaacttggctaatgTGCAAAATgagcttaaaatatcaataaaaacataacacactcgacacgcatcaagtttttggcgccgttgccgaggacacaaggattttaagaaagttaggaatcaacgacttcagcacggggccgtgcctggtcgagcacggggccgtgcctggtcgagCTTACTGACAATTTTTGTTTTCTGAGTTACAGAAGagtgaccacggggccgtggcggtgtaccacggggccgtgctgaactctccagtaactgggatctagAAAACAATCACTGTGGCCATGACCACGGGCCGTGGTTagtgaccacggggccgtggtgagaCATATGACCAACACtctttttgtttttatcgcaggacttggaacccaggcgcAACACCTGAACTTTCTACGCAGtgcatgagctccagttccaataaagacataaaagagcCTCTAaacgaaccc
This genomic interval carries:
- the LOC110899537 gene encoding nuclear pore complex protein NUP98A, producing the protein MFGSSNPFGQSTNSPFGSPSVFGQTSNANNNPFATQPFGSTSPFGAQTGGSMFGGTSTGVFGASSPVFGVSSAPAFGASSSPAFGASSSAFGGSSVFGQTPAFGGFGSTTQQSSPFGSSFQQSQPAFGSSGFGSSPFGASSQPAFGAPSPTTPTFGSTPAFGAATSTPAFGSTSTPTFGNTGSAFGVSSTSVFGSSTPAFGASSTPAFGASSTPAFGASSTPAFGATTSPFSFGSTPAFGQSTSAFGSSPFGATTTPAFGAQSSPFGGQTTAPAFGSPGFGQPSFGSQRGGTRVSAYAQTPEADSGSSTQPAGKLESISAMPVYKEKSHEELRWEDYQLGDKGGPNPAGQSSAGTGFNMNNTQQANPFASSSPAFGQSSANPFSSSTSTNPFAPKTSTFGTTTFGNSTPSLGSSPFASAASNPFGSTPTPAPSAFGSTPAFGSTTSGSLFGSTPAFGTSTSIFGTTQAQGTTSSFATGLNFGSTQSSPLFQSTTPTLGQTSSPFGQTPSAFGQTASAFGQTPSAFGQTPSAFGQAAPSFGQSTPAFGQSNAFGNNLFSSTPSLLSSNSMGFNQTTPSLSTPFQTAQPTQNPGGFGFSAPAGGTPSIFGQSNFGQPSVNQSPQPQSITITNPFGTLPAMPQMSIGHAGNAPSIQYGISSLPVVDKPSPMRISSVLTSRHLSQRRIRLPARKYHPNNDGPKVSFFNDDEETTSTPKADALFIPRENPRALVIRPMEQWPAKASAEKPKEKNPSSPAQANGQYTEFASTAHQNGHSTDDGNRNHSENGVSKEQATPVRITQKTNGLHEDPKSDSYITLTGHRAGEAAIVYEHGADIETLMPKLRHSDYYTEPRIQELAAKERAEPGYCRRVKDFVVGRHNCGKIKFFGETDVRRLDLESLIQFNHREVIVYMDETKKPPVGQGLNKAAEVTLLNIKCVDKKTGRQFTEGPRVEKYKQMLKKKAEDQGAEFISYDPVKGEWKFRVSHFSRYGLEDALVG